The Candidatus Saccharimonadales bacterium genome includes the window TGCACCCGTTACTTATCGTTTTAATATAAAAGGCGAGTGATTATAAAGAGGAGGACTTAAGATGTCTACGATTAACCCTAACGGCAAAGAGATCATCTCTGTTACCACTGATCTTTGTGGCAAACCATTAACACTTGAAGTTAACCGCGTCGGTTTTCGTACCAGCGCTAGCGTCCTTGTAACCTACGGCGAAACTGTCGTACTAGGTACTGCAATGGTTGGCAAAAAACCAATGAGCGGCATGGATTATTTTCCGTTGTCGATCGACTACGAAGAAAAATTTTATGCAGCTGGCAAAATCAGCGGTAGCCGTTTTATCAAACGCGAAGGCCGCCCAAGCGACGAAGCGATTTTGATCGGCCGTTTGATTGACCGCCCAATCCGTCCGCTATTTCCAAAAGGCTATCGTCAAGAAGTCCAAACTGTTGCCAGTGTCCTTTCTATGGATCCAAACTTCCGTCCTGACATGGTTGCGATGATCGCTGCAAGTACTGCACTTATGCTCACTGGCGCACCATTTGACGGCCCTGTTGCTGGCCTTCGCGTCGCACGCGTAAACGGTGAATTCAAAGCTTTTGCCACGGCGGAAGAGCGCGAAGAAAGCGACCTGGATATTGTCGTTGCTGGTATTGAAAGCGGTATCACGATGGTTGAAGCTGGCGCGAACCAGGTGACAGAAGATGTCATTGGTGACGCACTTGCATGGGCATACGAACAGCTTCAGCCAGCGATTAAATTACAAAACGAACTAGTTAAAAAAGTTGGTGTCGAAGCTCTTAAATACGAACTAGTCCTTCCAAACGAAGCGTTCCAAGCTATCGTTGATGAATGGGTTTCTGACAAACTTGGTGAAGATATCCGCCGTCCATACCCAGAACGAAACGAACTAGTGGCAACGCTTCGTGACCAGTTCCACGTGGCTATGGTCGAAAAATTCGGCGACGAAGATTACAAAATCCTACGTGACGAATACGACGAAGCCTTTACGATGGCGCTTCACAAAGATGTTCGCCGTGGCATCGTTGAAAGCGGTACGCGCCCAGACGGCCGTAAACTTGATGAAATCCGAGTCCTAAGCTCAGAAATTGGCATCTTGCCACGTGCGCATGGTTCATCATTATTTACCCGCGGCCTGACACAAGGCATGAACATCATCACGCTCGCGCCGCTCAGCTACTCGCAAATGGTTGATACGATGGAGCAAAACGACTACCAACGCCGTTACATGCACCACTACAACGCGCCAGGCTATACGGTTGGCGAAGTCCGTCGTCTTGGTTCACCAGGCCGCCGCGAAATCGGTCACGGCTACCTTGCTGAACGCGCGGTCATGCCAGTACTTCCAACCGAAGAAGAATTCCCGTACGCAATCCGAAGCGTAACAGAAATCATGAGCCAGAACGGTTCTACCAGTATGGCCGCTACTTGTAGTAGTGTCCTTGCGTTAATGGATGCCGGTGTGCCGCTAAAAGCGCCTGTATCTGGTATTGCCATGGGACTCATGATGGACGGTGACAAGCCATACGTCCTAAGCGATATTGCCGATGCCGAAGATTTTGCCGGTGACATGGACTTCAAGGTAACTGGAACAGAAGCCGGTATCACGGCAATTCAAATGGACATGAAAGTCCATGGGCTGCCCGTAGAAATCCTCCGTGAAGCACTGACTAAAGCAAAACCAGGCCGCCAGCATATTCTTGAACACATGATTTCAACAATCGCGTCGCCGCGTCCTAACCTTAGCCCGTATGCTCCACGCATTGAAAAGATCAAGATCAATCCTGACAAGATTGGTGCAGTGATTGGCAAGGGCGGGGAAGTCATTAACAAGATTACCGCCGAAACTGGTGCCGAGATTGATATTAAAGAAGATGGCCTGATTACCGTTGCCGCAAGCGATACTAAAAATATCGAAAAAGCGATCAATTGGATTAAGTCACTTACCGAAGAACCAGAAGTCGGTCACATTTACGAAGGTAAAGTTGTCAGCATCAAAGATTTTGGCGCATTCATCAATATCCTACCTGGCATTGACGGAATGGTTCACATTTCAGAACTATCAAATGAACGTGTCGAAAAGGTTGAGGACGTGATTCACGAAGGTCAGATTGTCAAAGCCAAACTGGTTGGCATTGACGAACGCGGCCGACTAAGCCTGTCATTAAGAGACATAGAACAGTAGTCTGTAATATTAAAGAAAACGAGGCCATCGAGCCTCGTTTTCTTATACTGCCGTAAGGTATAATTAAATTTATGAGCAAGCAGCAGGAACTCGATAAGTTAAAACAAGCAATTTTGGATAATAACATTTGTCCCGAACTTGCTGCACAAGCGACGAATCTTGTCATGGGCGACGGTAATTTAGATACTGACATCGTGTTTATTGGTGAGGCGCCAGGCAAAAACGAAGACGAGCAGGGACTGCCGTTTGTCGGTGCGGCGGGGAAGTTCTTGAACGAAATGCTGGG containing:
- the pnp gene encoding polyribonucleotide nucleotidyltransferase, encoding MSTINPNGKEIISVTTDLCGKPLTLEVNRVGFRTSASVLVTYGETVVLGTAMVGKKPMSGMDYFPLSIDYEEKFYAAGKISGSRFIKREGRPSDEAILIGRLIDRPIRPLFPKGYRQEVQTVASVLSMDPNFRPDMVAMIAASTALMLTGAPFDGPVAGLRVARVNGEFKAFATAEEREESDLDIVVAGIESGITMVEAGANQVTEDVIGDALAWAYEQLQPAIKLQNELVKKVGVEALKYELVLPNEAFQAIVDEWVSDKLGEDIRRPYPERNELVATLRDQFHVAMVEKFGDEDYKILRDEYDEAFTMALHKDVRRGIVESGTRPDGRKLDEIRVLSSEIGILPRAHGSSLFTRGLTQGMNIITLAPLSYSQMVDTMEQNDYQRRYMHHYNAPGYTVGEVRRLGSPGRREIGHGYLAERAVMPVLPTEEEFPYAIRSVTEIMSQNGSTSMAATCSSVLALMDAGVPLKAPVSGIAMGLMMDGDKPYVLSDIADAEDFAGDMDFKVTGTEAGITAIQMDMKVHGLPVEILREALTKAKPGRQHILEHMISTIASPRPNLSPYAPRIEKIKINPDKIGAVIGKGGEVINKITAETGAEIDIKEDGLITVAASDTKNIEKAINWIKSLTEEPEVGHIYEGKVVSIKDFGAFINILPGIDGMVHISELSNERVEKVEDVIHEGQIVKAKLVGIDERGRLSLSLRDIEQ